One window of Ziziphus jujuba cultivar Dongzao chromosome 5, ASM3175591v1 genomic DNA carries:
- the LOC107421433 gene encoding signal recognition particle 19 kDa protein — MDGDVPNIKKWVVFYPVYINSKKTIAEGRRICLSKACENPTCAEIGDCCSHFKLPFAIEIDKAYPRDFMQIGRVRVLLKKEDGTLYNPAISSRKQLMLRVAELVPRHPGRAKKQEPASTSTAGSSKSGKGGKKKR, encoded by the exons ATGGATGGAGATGTCCCCAACATAAAGAAATGGGTTGTGTTTTATCCGGTTTATATAAACTCAAAGAAAACAATAGCTGAAGGGAGGCGAATTTGTTTGAGCAAGGCATGTGAGAATCCCACGTGTGCTGAGATTGGTGATTGCTGCAGCCATTTCAAGCTCCCATTTGCAATTGAG ATAGATAAAGCATATCCACGTGATTTCATGCAAATAGGGAGAGTAAGGGTGTTGCTCAAAAAGGAGGATGGGACACTCTACAATCCAGCCATCTCTTCTC GGAAGCAGCTGATGCTCCGAGTGGCCGAATTAGTTCCAAGACATCCTGGTAGAGCTAAGAAGCAGGAGCCTGCATCTACATCAACTGCTGGATCTTCTAAATCTGGAAAGGGTGGAAAAAAGAAGAGATAg